In a genomic window of Mercenaria mercenaria strain notata chromosome 19, MADL_Memer_1, whole genome shotgun sequence:
- the LOC123542748 gene encoding inositol 2-dehydrogenase-like → MVSKVGLAVFGLGRMGLHHVKNIIMSPRASLRWIVCENIQDANAVKEEYNLNTQCVTPDKVEQALEDSSVDGVMIVSPTGTHEDLIQKSLDKAKSVFCEKPLTPSVPSTRACYDLAESKGKPLLCAFQRRFDPSFYSLYKQVRSGSTGPVRIVKATSRDFPYPPVDYLRTSGGIFKDSTIHDLDMVSWIAGSKPVSVFAYGHAHNPELREFKDNDQVVVVISYENGSVAVVDNGRWCPYGYDQRLEVLCDKMQLSIDNKGVNHLITSGDQGTLLPRPEDNFMNRYPDAYRNELEHFLNVVQGKEEIRVSKEETIQAMRLAELCFESIEKQKTVPYTE, encoded by the exons ATGGTTTCTAAAGTTGGACTCGCAGTGTTTGGGCTGGGACGCATGG GTTTACACCATGTAAAGAATATCATCATGTCACCCCGGGCCTCTCTAAGGTGGATCGTTTGTGAAAACATCCAAGACGCTAACGCTGTTAAAGAAGAATACAACCTAAACACACAGTGTGTAACGCCAGATAAAGTCGAACAAGCCCTAGAGGACTCCAG TGTGGATGGAGTAATGATTGTATCGCCCACAGGAACACACGAAGATCTCATTCAAAAATCTCTTGATAAAG CTAAATCCGTTTTCTGTGAGAAACCGCTCACGCCGTCAGTACCCTCTACACGTGCATGTTATGATCTTGCAGAAAGTAAGGGAAAACCACTGTTATGTGCTTTTCAGAG GCGATTTGATCCGTCCTTCTACTCTCTTTATAAACAAGTAAGATCTGGTTCTACAGGACCGGTGCGCATCGTAAAAGCAACTAGTCGTGATTTTCCATACCCACCCGTAGATTACCTTAGGACATCAG GTGGTATATTCAAGGATTCAACAATTCACGATCTTGACATGGTGTCATGGATAGCCGGAAGTAAGCCAGTTAGCGTCTTTGCTTACGGGCATGCGCACAACCCTGAATTGAGAGAGTTCAAAGACAATGATCAAGTTGTTGTTGTGATATCATACGAAAATGGTTCTGTTGCTGTTGTTGATAATGGACGATGGTGTCCGTATGGATACGACCAAAGGCTTGAG GTGCTCTGTGATAAAATGCAACTATCAATAGACAATAAAGGCGTTAATCATCTAATTACTTCCGGTGACCAGGGAACGTTACTCCCGAGACCTGAAGACAATTTCATGAACCGGTACCCGGATGCTTACAGAAACGAACTTGAACATTTCTTAAATGTTGTACAAG GTAAAGAGGAAATCCGAGTTTCGAAAGAGGAAACTATCCAAGCAATGCGACTTGCAGAACTGTGTTTCGAATCcattgaaaaacaaaagactGTGCCATACACGgagtag